One Methanosarcinales archaeon DNA segment encodes these proteins:
- a CDS encoding ArsR family transcriptional regulator — protein MRTSEVRVFDDIDLELIDILRNLNLSRNVASTLVFLSNVDEATSIVLEVGSQLRQPEVSIAIKELKNLGWVDEREITKVGRGRPMKVYKLVVSMGEIIEHLEKQTKENTQCMVKTIEKLKMLKFKK, from the coding sequence ATGAGAACTTCTGAAGTAAGAGTTTTTGATGATATAGATCTGGAATTAATTGATATCTTACGGAATTTAAATCTGTCGAGGAATGTGGCTTCAACACTCGTATTTCTTTCCAATGTTGATGAAGCAACTTCAATAGTCTTGGAAGTTGGTTCCCAGCTCAGGCAGCCAGAAGTTAGTATTGCCATTAAGGAGTTAAAGAATTTAGGGTGGGTGGATGAAAGGGAGATCACTAAAGTAGGCAGGGGCAGGCCGATGAAAGTCTATAAGCTTGTTGTTTCGATGGGTGAAATTATAGAGCATCTCGAAAAACAGACCAAAGAAAACACTCAGTGTATGGTGAAAACCATTGAAAAACTAAAAATGTTGAAGTTTAAAAAATGA